One region of Clavibacter michiganensis subsp. tessellarius genomic DNA includes:
- a CDS encoding carbohydrate ABC transporter permease produces MTAPVITRLEGAVASPAPARSAVRDRGGMARRRRRTGILLVLPAVVMLVTFFIWPLMRTVAMSTYTWPLLGNRAFTGLANYVEAFQDAAFLKAVGFTLVYTAVVTPVLLVVGFALVLLIQRRTRTARVFQSIFFLPVVVGLASASYLFLFMWQPVIGPTMTALAGLGLVDVSTNMFGGPVTAFLVVVSMVAWKSAGLQMLLLLSGFQSIPQEVNEAAEVDGSTRWQRFVYITLPLLRPTLALVLVFSVAGSLLAFDQFYIMTAGGPDNGTITAVYEIYRSSFIRLDLGYGAALSIILMVVLGLVSAAQMLLLRNSDHA; encoded by the coding sequence GTGACCGCACCCGTGATCACCCGGCTGGAGGGCGCCGTCGCGTCCCCGGCCCCGGCCCGCAGCGCGGTGCGCGACCGCGGCGGCATGGCGAGGAGGCGGCGCCGCACCGGGATCCTCCTGGTGCTGCCGGCCGTCGTCATGCTCGTCACGTTCTTCATCTGGCCGCTGATGCGCACCGTCGCCATGTCGACGTACACGTGGCCGCTCCTCGGCAACCGCGCCTTCACGGGCCTCGCGAACTACGTCGAGGCGTTCCAGGACGCCGCGTTCCTCAAGGCCGTCGGCTTCACGCTCGTCTACACGGCGGTCGTGACCCCGGTGCTCCTCGTGGTCGGGTTCGCGCTCGTGCTCCTCATCCAGCGCCGCACGCGCACGGCCCGCGTCTTCCAGTCGATCTTCTTCCTGCCGGTGGTGGTGGGCCTCGCCTCCGCGAGCTACCTCTTCCTCTTCATGTGGCAGCCGGTGATCGGGCCGACCATGACGGCGCTCGCCGGGCTCGGCCTCGTCGACGTGTCGACGAACATGTTCGGCGGGCCGGTGACCGCGTTCCTCGTGGTCGTGAGCATGGTCGCGTGGAAGTCGGCGGGACTGCAGATGCTGCTGCTGCTCTCGGGCTTCCAGTCGATCCCGCAGGAGGTGAACGAGGCGGCCGAGGTGGACGGGTCCACCCGCTGGCAGCGCTTCGTCTACATCACCCTGCCGCTGCTGCGGCCGACCCTCGCGCTCGTGCTGGTGTTCAGCGTGGCCGGGTCGCTGCTGGCGTTCGACCAGTTCTACATCATGACCGCGGGCGGGCCGGACAACGGCACCATCACGGCGGTCTACGAGATCTACCGCTCCTCGTTCATCCGGCTCGACCTCGGCTACGGGGCCGCGCTCTCCATCATCCTCATGGTCGTCCTCGGCCTCGTCAGCGCAGCCCAGATGCTGCTCCTCCGGAACTCGGACCACGCATGA
- a CDS encoding carbohydrate ABC transporter permease gives MSASAPARPASSADAHAAGASPARAGRDRDARGLGAVRASMPRLAWYVACGCVALLFLYPLGIMLGTALTAQDGSVGLGNLQRLLTPTGGLDLVTSLRNSVVVSLLVTALTVVVSTLAGYAFARLPFRGSDLVFFLVLITFMIPFQAIITPLFLTLIELDLDNSLVGLSLVLATFNLPFGIFLMRNSFAAVPASLEEAALIDGNTPLQAMRRVMLPIAIPGVVSTALLTFFSAWNDFFATLILITDQSLYTLPVSLNILSAGQNNTVDWGLMQTGVAVTVIPCVVLYLLLQRYYVAGLISGAVK, from the coding sequence ATGAGCGCCTCCGCCCCCGCCCGCCCCGCCTCCTCCGCCGACGCGCACGCCGCGGGCGCGTCCCCGGCCCGCGCCGGCCGCGACCGCGACGCCCGCGGCCTCGGCGCCGTCCGCGCCTCCATGCCGCGCCTCGCCTGGTACGTCGCGTGCGGCTGCGTCGCGCTCCTCTTCCTCTACCCGCTCGGGATCATGCTGGGCACCGCGCTCACGGCGCAGGACGGGTCGGTCGGGCTCGGCAACCTGCAGCGGCTGCTCACGCCCACCGGCGGGCTCGACCTCGTGACGAGCCTCCGCAACAGCGTCGTCGTGTCGCTGCTGGTGACGGCGCTCACGGTCGTGGTCTCGACGCTGGCGGGCTACGCGTTCGCTCGGCTGCCGTTCCGGGGGAGCGACCTCGTGTTCTTCCTGGTGCTGATCACGTTCATGATCCCGTTCCAGGCGATCATCACGCCGCTGTTCCTGACGCTCATCGAGCTCGACCTCGACAACAGCCTCGTCGGCCTCTCGCTCGTGCTCGCGACCTTCAACCTGCCGTTCGGGATCTTCCTCATGCGGAACTCGTTCGCCGCCGTGCCGGCGAGCCTCGAGGAGGCCGCGCTCATCGACGGGAACACGCCGCTGCAGGCGATGCGCCGGGTGATGCTGCCCATCGCGATCCCCGGCGTCGTCTCGACCGCGCTCCTCACCTTCTTCTCGGCGTGGAACGACTTCTTCGCGACGCTCATCCTCATCACCGACCAGAGCCTGTACACGCTGCCGGTGAGCCTCAACATCCTGTCGGCCGGGCAGAACAACACGGTCGACTGGGGTCTGATGCAGACGGGCGTCGCCGTGACGGTGATCCCCTGCGTCGTGCTCTACCTGCTGCTGCAGCGGTACTACGTGGCCGGCCTCATCAGCGGCGCGGTGAAGTAG
- a CDS encoding LacI family DNA-binding transcriptional regulator, producing MAATMSDVARAAGVSIKTVSNYFNGYPYMRDGTRARIEAAVAELGYRMNVSARNLRSGRSRMIALVIPELDSAYLAPLAQDVIDAADELGLSVLVETTAGRRDREIGALSGLHRQVLDGVIYEPLALHQEDADLIDLNVPLVMIGQRFLEGLADQVLIADRDAARAAVAHLVETGRRRIALVGVRDADEPTGAALRQRGAEDALAAAGIPLDPRLQVDPGPWRREAGAAAMARLLDDGVELDAVFGFNDSLALGAQWTLQERGIRVPEDVAVAGLDDTEDSRFAQPPLTTVSPGRRAIARRAVAMLAERIERGADAGAFRSETMGFELIVRGSTVARGR from the coding sequence ATGGCGGCGACCATGAGCGACGTCGCGCGCGCCGCGGGCGTCTCCATCAAGACCGTCAGCAACTACTTCAACGGCTACCCCTACATGCGCGACGGGACGCGGGCGCGGATCGAGGCGGCCGTCGCCGAGCTCGGCTACCGGATGAACGTCTCGGCGCGGAACCTGCGCTCCGGCCGGTCGCGCATGATCGCGCTCGTGATCCCCGAGCTCGACAGCGCGTACCTCGCGCCGCTCGCGCAGGACGTGATCGACGCGGCGGACGAGCTCGGCCTCAGCGTGCTCGTCGAGACGACGGCGGGGCGGCGCGACCGCGAGATCGGCGCGCTCTCGGGCCTGCACCGCCAGGTGCTCGACGGCGTGATCTACGAGCCGCTCGCCCTGCACCAGGAGGACGCGGACCTCATCGACCTGAACGTGCCGCTCGTGATGATCGGCCAGCGCTTCCTCGAGGGCCTCGCCGACCAGGTGCTCATCGCCGACCGGGACGCCGCCCGCGCCGCGGTCGCGCACCTCGTCGAGACGGGGCGGCGGCGGATCGCGCTCGTCGGCGTGCGGGACGCCGACGAGCCGACGGGCGCCGCGCTCCGGCAGCGCGGCGCCGAGGACGCGCTCGCCGCGGCCGGCATCCCGCTCGACCCGCGCCTCCAGGTGGATCCCGGCCCCTGGCGCCGCGAGGCCGGCGCCGCCGCGATGGCCCGCCTCCTCGACGACGGCGTCGAGCTCGACGCCGTGTTCGGCTTCAATGACTCGCTCGCGCTCGGCGCCCAGTGGACGCTGCAGGAGCGCGGCATCCGCGTGCCCGAGGACGTGGCCGTCGCGGGGCTCGACGACACGGAGGACTCCCGCTTCGCGCAGCCGCCGCTCACCACCGTGTCTCCCGGCCGCCGGGCCATCGCGCGCCGGGCGGTCGCGATGCTGGCCGAGCGGATCGAGCGCGGTGCGGACGCGGGAGCCTTCCGCTCCGAGACGATGGGCTTCGAGCTCATCGTGCGCGGGTCGACGGTGGCGCGCGGGCGCTGA
- a CDS encoding ABC transporter substrate-binding protein gives MPRARALARLTATAVTGLVLVALTGCGASEEVPAASVADAGEGSTTYPLTLSNCGHDMTIDQAPSRVVSLDQDSTEILLSLGLQDRMVGTASWTDPVLDSLADANAQVPRLADNAPTYEVLLGADPDFVTASFGRHYATGGVATRDRLAETGIPSYLSPTDCDSDISINGGGQRTTPLTVDALYQEIREMAEVFDVKDRGEALVSSLQQRAAAATDGMDLGGAKVMYWFADTKTPYMGGGFGATSLLSRQVGATDAFPEVRDDFVATGWEDVVDRDPDILVLGDLQRNRFPGDKLQDKTDFLTSDPLTRDLTAVKEDRMVALHGAEMNPSIRFVDGLEKIRAWWDARGGKL, from the coding sequence ATGCCCCGCGCTCGCGCCCTCGCCCGCCTCACCGCCACCGCCGTGACGGGCCTCGTGCTCGTCGCCCTCACCGGATGCGGCGCCTCCGAGGAGGTGCCGGCCGCATCCGTCGCCGACGCCGGCGAGGGGTCGACGACGTACCCGCTGACGCTGTCGAACTGCGGCCACGACATGACGATCGACCAGGCGCCGTCGCGCGTCGTGTCGCTCGACCAGGACTCCACCGAGATCCTGCTGTCGCTCGGCCTGCAGGACCGCATGGTCGGCACGGCGTCGTGGACGGATCCGGTGCTCGACTCGCTCGCCGACGCGAACGCGCAGGTGCCGCGCCTCGCCGACAACGCGCCCACCTACGAGGTGCTCCTCGGCGCCGACCCCGACTTCGTCACCGCCTCCTTCGGCCGCCACTACGCCACGGGCGGCGTCGCCACGCGCGACCGGCTTGCCGAGACCGGGATCCCCTCCTACCTGTCGCCCACCGACTGCGACTCCGACATCAGCATCAACGGCGGCGGCCAGCGCACCACCCCGCTCACGGTCGACGCGCTGTACCAGGAGATCCGCGAGATGGCCGAGGTGTTCGACGTGAAGGACCGCGGCGAGGCGCTCGTCTCGTCGCTCCAGCAGCGCGCGGCCGCGGCCACCGACGGGATGGACCTCGGCGGGGCGAAGGTCATGTACTGGTTCGCCGACACGAAGACGCCGTACATGGGCGGCGGGTTCGGCGCGACGTCGCTGCTGTCGCGCCAGGTCGGCGCCACCGACGCGTTCCCCGAGGTGCGCGACGACTTCGTCGCCACGGGCTGGGAGGACGTCGTCGACCGGGATCCGGACATCCTGGTGCTCGGCGACCTCCAGCGGAACCGGTTCCCCGGCGACAAGCTGCAGGACAAGACCGACTTCCTCACGAGCGATCCGCTCACGCGCGACCTCACGGCCGTCAAGGAGGACCGCATGGTGGCGCTGCACGGCGCCGAGATGAACCCGTCGATCCGGTTCGTGGACGGGCTCGAGAAGATCCGGGCCTGGTGGGACGCGCGCGGGGGGAAGCTCTGA
- a CDS encoding FecCD family ABC transporter permease has translation MGRARGEALSAAAPRAPFPAAAARVRALPHALRVVLLVVLGIVALALSVGVAVTLGPADVSLVNVRDILLNRAGLASIPVRVSEDAIVWQERLPRALVAAACGAGLGLCGVVLQSLLRNPLADPFVLGVSSGASTGAVLIGVLGLGGGAIGMSCGAFIGALVAFGFVLLLARFSSAGTAGVILAGVASTQLFSALTSLVVFAFADSDETRGITFWLLGSLEGMRWDEVGLSVSVVAIGAVVCLAYARSLDAFAFGEEVASSLGIHVGRTRTILLVVTALLTATLVSIAGAIGFVGLVLPHAARLLFGQRHARVVPATIVLGAVFMVWVDAFSRLAFAPTPLPVGVGTALVGVPVFMLLLMRNRGRA, from the coding sequence GTGGGACGCGCGCGGGGGGAAGCTCTGAGCGCCGCGGCCCCGCGGGCGCCGTTCCCGGCGGCCGCCGCGCGGGTGCGCGCCCTGCCGCACGCGCTCCGCGTGGTGCTGCTGGTCGTGCTCGGGATCGTCGCGCTCGCGCTCTCGGTGGGCGTCGCCGTGACCCTCGGGCCGGCCGACGTGTCGCTCGTGAACGTGCGCGACATCCTGCTCAACCGCGCCGGGCTCGCGAGCATCCCGGTGCGCGTCTCCGAGGACGCCATCGTCTGGCAGGAGCGCCTCCCGCGCGCGCTCGTCGCGGCGGCGTGCGGCGCGGGCCTCGGCCTCTGCGGCGTCGTGCTGCAGTCGCTCCTGCGGAACCCGCTCGCGGATCCGTTCGTGCTCGGCGTCTCCTCCGGCGCCTCGACCGGCGCGGTGCTCATCGGCGTGCTCGGCCTCGGCGGCGGCGCGATCGGGATGTCGTGCGGCGCCTTCATCGGGGCGCTCGTGGCGTTCGGCTTCGTGCTGCTGCTCGCCCGGTTCTCGTCGGCGGGCACGGCCGGCGTGATCCTCGCGGGCGTCGCCAGCACGCAGCTGTTCTCCGCGCTCACCTCGCTCGTGGTGTTCGCGTTCGCCGACTCCGACGAGACGCGCGGCATCACGTTCTGGCTGCTCGGATCGCTCGAGGGCATGCGCTGGGACGAGGTGGGCCTCAGCGTCTCCGTCGTGGCGATCGGGGCGGTCGTCTGCCTCGCCTACGCCCGCTCGCTCGACGCCTTCGCGTTCGGGGAGGAGGTGGCGTCGTCGCTCGGTATCCACGTGGGCCGCACGCGCACGATCCTCCTGGTCGTCACCGCGCTCCTCACCGCGACGCTCGTGAGCATCGCCGGCGCCATCGGCTTCGTCGGCCTGGTGCTGCCGCACGCCGCGCGCCTGCTGTTCGGCCAGCGGCACGCGCGCGTCGTGCCCGCCACGATCGTGCTCGGCGCGGTCTTCATGGTGTGGGTGGACGCGTTCTCGCGCCTCGCGTTCGCGCCGACGCCGCTGCCGGTGGGCGTCGGCACGGCGCTCGTGGGCGTGCCCGTGTTCATGCTGCTGCTGATGCGGAACCGGGGGCGCGCATGA
- a CDS encoding ABC transporter ATP-binding protein, with product MTLRAHDVRWTRGGRLVVDGVTLEPAPGSTVGLLGPNGSGKSSLLKLLQGAATPDSGRVTLDGDDLAGLRRRDVARRVATVTQHGETEVDIVVRDVVRLGRTPYRTLLGGDTAEDAAAIDRAIAHVGLEAKAYRAWRTLSGGERQRAHIARALAQEPRELLLDEPTNHLDIRHQLELLALVRDLPVTTVVALHDLNLAAMFCDSVLVLREGRVVAGGHPRDVLTPELIADVYGVRAVVTHDQAVGCSRVLFDAAPL from the coding sequence ATGACGCTCCGGGCCCACGACGTGCGCTGGACGCGCGGCGGGCGGCTCGTGGTGGACGGCGTCACGCTCGAGCCGGCGCCCGGATCCACCGTCGGGCTCCTCGGGCCGAACGGCTCCGGCAAGTCGTCGCTCCTCAAGCTCCTGCAGGGTGCCGCGACGCCCGACTCCGGCCGGGTGACGCTCGACGGCGACGACCTCGCGGGGCTCCGGCGCCGCGACGTGGCGCGCCGGGTCGCGACCGTCACCCAGCACGGCGAGACCGAGGTCGACATCGTGGTGCGCGACGTCGTGCGCCTCGGCCGCACGCCGTACCGCACGCTGCTCGGCGGCGACACCGCGGAGGATGCGGCGGCCATCGACCGCGCGATCGCGCACGTGGGGCTCGAGGCGAAGGCCTACCGCGCGTGGCGCACGCTCTCCGGCGGCGAGCGGCAGCGGGCCCACATCGCGCGCGCCCTCGCGCAGGAGCCGCGCGAGCTGCTGCTCGACGAGCCGACCAACCACCTCGACATCCGCCACCAGCTCGAGCTGCTCGCCCTCGTGCGCGACCTGCCGGTGACCACGGTGGTCGCGCTGCACGACCTCAACCTCGCCGCGATGTTCTGCGACAGCGTGCTCGTGCTGCGCGAGGGGCGCGTGGTCGCGGGCGGGCATCCGCGCGACGTGCTGACGCCGGAGCTCATCGCCGACGTCTACGGCGTGCGCGCGGTCGTGACGCACGACCAGGCGGTCGGCTGCTCCCGCGTGCTGTTCGACGCGGCGCCGCTCTAG
- a CDS encoding NAD-dependent epimerase/dehydratase family protein — MGTITITGGSGRIATSIRPLLLAAGHELRLLDVVAPPTPLAAGETSAIVDTTDVDACTEAFRGSDLVVHLAAHASERSWEAIQAVNNDGAHAVHEAVVRAGVPRILAASSIHAVGFLPATEAAREDVPAPRPDTFYGLSKVMLEGLGSLYADRHGHVVVSVRIMTAEPEPSAARSISTWLSAGDAARLVEAVLHLDEPGHRIVWGVSRNTRRWVSLAAGEAIGYHPEDDAEVFAHRFPELGEDTSPPAGVLLGSIFTEVELGSDMG; from the coding sequence ATGGGCACGATCACGATCACGGGAGGATCCGGGCGGATCGCCACGAGCATCCGCCCCCTGCTCCTCGCGGCCGGGCACGAGCTGCGGCTGCTCGACGTGGTGGCGCCGCCGACGCCGCTCGCCGCCGGGGAGACGTCGGCGATCGTCGACACGACCGACGTCGACGCGTGCACGGAGGCGTTCCGCGGATCCGACCTCGTGGTGCACCTCGCGGCGCACGCGTCGGAGCGCTCGTGGGAGGCGATCCAGGCCGTGAACAACGACGGCGCGCACGCCGTGCACGAGGCGGTCGTGCGGGCGGGGGTGCCGCGGATCCTCGCGGCCAGCTCCATCCACGCGGTCGGCTTCCTGCCCGCGACCGAGGCCGCGCGCGAGGACGTGCCGGCGCCCCGCCCCGACACGTTCTACGGCCTCAGCAAGGTGATGCTCGAGGGGCTCGGCAGCCTCTACGCCGACCGGCACGGGCACGTCGTGGTGAGCGTGCGGATCATGACGGCCGAGCCCGAGCCGTCCGCCGCGCGCAGCATCTCCACCTGGCTGTCCGCGGGCGACGCCGCCCGGCTCGTGGAGGCGGTGCTGCACCTCGACGAGCCCGGCCACCGCATCGTCTGGGGCGTCTCGCGGAACACGCGCCGCTGGGTCTCGCTCGCCGCGGGCGAGGCGATCGGCTACCACCCCGAGGACGACGCCGAGGTCTTCGCGCACCGCTTCCCGGAGCTCGGGGAGGACACGTCGCCGCCCGCGGGCGTGCTGCTCGGCTCGATCTTCACGGAGGTGGAGCTGGGCTCCGACATGGGCTGA
- a CDS encoding phosphate/phosphite/phosphonate ABC transporter substrate-binding protein: MSRSPRTRIGALAASALVAALALTGCSAGGSDSSGSADSSGTWAKTEGTLVFGATPDQAGSDSNNKPLEDYIAKETGLKVEYYPTADYTALIAAAVAGKIDLMSSGALQYVMASNKGAEIEPVAAMLTSKDVTDPGYYSEAIVPKGSSITDLSGAKGKTVCFVDPNSTSGFLFGLQQLQKAGLDVTSTGADANGNPQFTDFTPYFAGAHDKSAQAVASGQCDVGFAEDSIVEPEAAAGKLTVVGKEYVPGGPLSISSALPADVKAKLTTALQGASLDAITASGVPLTDGFTKGFFGAQPEDTTYYKGIADLCDSIAAAKCAK, from the coding sequence ATGTCCCGATCCCCCCGCACCCGCATCGGAGCCCTCGCGGCCTCCGCGCTCGTCGCCGCCCTGGCGCTCACCGGCTGCTCCGCCGGCGGCTCCGACTCGTCCGGATCCGCCGACTCGTCGGGCACCTGGGCCAAGACCGAGGGCACGCTCGTCTTCGGCGCCACGCCCGACCAGGCCGGCTCCGACTCGAACAACAAGCCGCTCGAGGACTACATCGCCAAGGAGACCGGGCTCAAGGTCGAGTACTACCCCACGGCCGACTACACCGCGCTGATCGCGGCCGCCGTCGCCGGCAAGATCGACCTGATGAGCTCGGGCGCCCTGCAGTACGTCATGGCCTCGAACAAGGGCGCGGAGATCGAGCCCGTCGCCGCGATGCTCACCTCGAAGGACGTGACCGACCCCGGCTACTACTCCGAGGCGATCGTGCCGAAGGGCTCCTCGATCACCGACCTGTCGGGCGCCAAGGGCAAGACCGTCTGCTTCGTGGATCCCAACTCCACCTCCGGCTTCCTCTTCGGCCTCCAGCAGCTGCAGAAGGCCGGCCTCGACGTCACGAGCACGGGCGCCGACGCCAACGGCAACCCGCAGTTCACGGACTTCACGCCCTACTTCGCGGGCGCGCACGACAAGTCGGCGCAGGCGGTCGCGTCCGGCCAGTGCGACGTCGGGTTCGCCGAGGACTCGATCGTCGAGCCCGAGGCGGCCGCCGGGAAGCTCACCGTCGTCGGCAAGGAGTACGTGCCCGGCGGGCCGCTCTCCATCTCCTCCGCGCTGCCGGCCGACGTCAAGGCGAAGCTCACGACCGCGCTCCAGGGCGCGTCGCTCGACGCCATCACGGCCTCCGGAGTCCCGCTGACCGACGGCTTCACGAAGGGCTTCTTCGGCGCCCAGCCGGAGGACACGACGTACTACAAGGGGATCGCGGACCTCTGCGACTCCATCGCCGCCGCCAAGTGCGCGAAGTGA
- the phnC gene encoding phosphonate ABC transporter ATP-binding protein, protein MTGTTTSPLVSVSGVTKDFGGTRALHDVDLTVERGEVVVLLGLSGSGKSTLLRHLDGLELPTAGSVRVFDQDVAALGQRDLRALRGRVAMIFQQFELVPSLTVLENVLTGALGRLRGPRLGIWTYPRAARTEALGHLDRVGLLEKAYERADRLSGGQQQRVAIARALMQRPEILLADEPVASLDPESSEQVMRLIREIAADDGLTVVCSLHQVDLALGWGDRIVGLRHGEVVLDTPTAGIGKAQVMEIYGRVASTTSALAAIATELGDVLPLDEPVGARSAGAAAAGGAGGTGSSRGRRADGTR, encoded by the coding sequence ATGACCGGCACCACGACCTCCCCGCTCGTCTCCGTCTCCGGGGTCACCAAGGACTTCGGCGGCACGCGGGCGCTCCACGACGTCGACCTGACCGTCGAGCGCGGGGAGGTCGTGGTGCTCCTCGGCCTGTCCGGCTCGGGCAAGTCGACCCTCCTCCGGCACCTCGACGGTCTCGAGCTGCCGACCGCCGGCAGCGTCCGCGTCTTCGACCAGGACGTCGCCGCCCTCGGCCAGCGGGACCTCCGCGCCCTCCGCGGCCGGGTCGCGATGATCTTCCAGCAGTTCGAGCTCGTCCCCTCGCTGACGGTGCTCGAGAACGTGCTCACCGGCGCGCTCGGTCGCCTCCGCGGTCCGCGCCTCGGCATCTGGACCTACCCCCGCGCCGCGCGCACCGAGGCGCTCGGCCACCTCGATCGCGTGGGCCTGCTCGAGAAGGCCTACGAGCGGGCCGACCGGCTGTCCGGCGGGCAGCAGCAGCGCGTCGCCATCGCGCGGGCGCTGATGCAGCGGCCCGAGATCCTCCTCGCCGACGAGCCCGTCGCGAGCCTCGACCCCGAGTCGAGCGAGCAGGTGATGCGCCTGATCCGCGAGATCGCCGCCGACGACGGCCTCACGGTGGTGTGCAGCCTGCACCAGGTGGACCTCGCGCTCGGCTGGGGCGACCGCATCGTCGGTCTCCGGCACGGCGAGGTCGTGCTCGACACCCCCACCGCCGGGATCGGCAAGGCGCAGGTGATGGAGATCTACGGGCGCGTGGCGTCGACGACGTCCGCGCTCGCCGCCATCGCGACCGAGCTCGGCGACGTGCTGCCGCTCGACGAGCCCGTGGGCGCGCGCTCCGCGGGGGCGGCCGCGGCCGGCGGGGCCGGCGGGACCGGCTCCTCGCGCGGGCGGCGCGCGGACGGCACCCGGTGA
- a CDS encoding PhnE/PtxC family ABC transporter permease, translated as MTAVAERPGQAPPGVRPDVEERAPRRRPDRQKALALVVVLAMVAFAVHALTTLDFTWSNVLRSVGNAAKVFSRMDPISFPAPGDLAYLIGLTLGIVVLGTLAAALVSVPVAYASARNTTPAPWLRGLGRTIGVVTRAVPDVVLALAFALAFALGSPLPGILAIGIHSIGMISKLFADAIEQVDEGPQRAIRTTGGTRAQEFWAGVFPQVLPSWIATVLHRFDINLRGSAILGYAGVGGLGYAMKVAFGQFPEGYGRGIGIALVIFALCVLLEVVSSSIRRSALGVRPAGRGLGDRIVRRLTRDRSLPERAGSAGTARAVTVESMQRRPWTPDRVRTAAWSALAVVVVVGGYLMADIDLSQVTWEYVVPTLQSFWPPSTGSHTFGEFADALLVTIQVAFAAALLSVVLALVVGSLAARNVAPHPAVRSAARVVLVVFRGVPELVLAILLIMITGLGNQAGVVALAFGGVGLLGKLIADSFEEVGAGPERALTAVGATRGQRFLSATWPQGLPSLVGNSLYLVDTNIRAATILGIVGGSGIGFHLTNASSVMTLHGQVTTLVAMVFVSVLAVEALAAWLRRVYR; from the coding sequence GTGACCGCGGTCGCCGAGCGTCCGGGCCAGGCCCCGCCCGGCGTCCGCCCCGACGTCGAGGAGCGCGCCCCGCGCCGGCGGCCCGACCGGCAGAAGGCGCTCGCGCTGGTCGTGGTGCTCGCCATGGTCGCGTTCGCGGTGCACGCGCTGACGACGCTCGACTTCACCTGGTCGAACGTCCTCCGCAGCGTCGGGAACGCCGCGAAGGTCTTCTCGCGCATGGACCCGATCAGCTTTCCGGCGCCCGGCGACCTCGCGTACCTCATCGGGCTGACGCTCGGGATCGTCGTGCTCGGCACGCTCGCCGCCGCGCTCGTCTCCGTGCCGGTCGCCTACGCGTCGGCCAGGAACACCACGCCGGCGCCGTGGCTGCGCGGCCTCGGCCGCACGATCGGCGTGGTGACGCGCGCGGTCCCCGACGTGGTGCTCGCCCTCGCGTTCGCGCTGGCCTTCGCGCTGGGGAGCCCGCTGCCCGGCATCCTCGCCATCGGGATCCACTCGATCGGCATGATCTCGAAGCTCTTCGCCGACGCCATCGAGCAGGTCGACGAGGGGCCGCAGCGCGCGATCCGCACCACGGGCGGCACGCGCGCGCAGGAGTTCTGGGCGGGTGTGTTCCCGCAGGTGCTGCCGTCGTGGATCGCCACGGTGCTGCACCGCTTCGACATCAACCTCCGCGGCTCCGCGATCCTCGGCTACGCCGGCGTGGGCGGGCTCGGCTACGCGATGAAGGTCGCGTTCGGGCAGTTCCCGGAGGGCTACGGGCGCGGGATCGGCATCGCGCTCGTGATCTTCGCGCTGTGCGTGCTGCTGGAGGTCGTGTCGTCGTCCATCCGCCGCAGCGCCCTCGGCGTGCGGCCCGCCGGACGCGGGCTGGGCGACCGGATCGTGCGGCGCCTCACGCGCGACCGCTCCCTGCCCGAGCGGGCCGGGAGCGCCGGCACCGCGCGCGCCGTGACCGTGGAGTCGATGCAGCGCCGGCCGTGGACGCCCGACCGGGTGCGCACGGCGGCGTGGTCGGCGCTCGCCGTCGTGGTCGTCGTCGGCGGCTACCTGATGGCCGACATCGACCTGAGCCAGGTCACGTGGGAGTACGTGGTCCCCACCCTCCAGAGCTTCTGGCCGCCGAGCACCGGGTCGCACACGTTCGGCGAGTTCGCCGACGCGCTGCTGGTGACGATCCAGGTGGCGTTCGCCGCCGCGCTGCTGTCGGTCGTGCTGGCGCTCGTGGTCGGATCCCTCGCCGCCCGCAACGTGGCGCCGCACCCCGCCGTGCGGAGCGCCGCGCGCGTCGTGCTCGTGGTGTTCCGCGGGGTGCCGGAGCTGGTGCTCGCGATCCTGCTCATCATGATCACGGGGCTCGGCAACCAGGCCGGCGTCGTCGCGCTCGCGTTCGGCGGCGTGGGGCTCCTCGGCAAGCTCATCGCGGACTCCTTCGAGGAGGTGGGCGCCGGTCCCGAGCGCGCCCTCACCGCGGTCGGCGCGACGCGGGGGCAGCGCTTCCTCTCGGCGACCTGGCCGCAGGGGCTGCCGTCGCTCGTCGGCAACTCGCTCTACCTCGTGGACACGAACATCCGGGCGGCCACGATCCTCGGCATCGTCGGCGGCAGCGGGATCGGGTTCCACCTGACGAACGCGTCCTCCGTCATGACGCTGCACGGGCAGGTGACGACGCTCGTCGCCATGGTGTTCGTGAGCGTGCTCGCGGTCGAGGCGCTCGCCGCCTGGCTGCGTCGCGTGTACCGGTGA